The DNA segment CTTATGTTTAAAGAAGGAATCATTAATTTGTACTGTAaatgcttgtatgatattcagtattaggtaaattaatatacttgtgtttgttattatgagttttttcaaacatcaaaatattaaatttgctttgcattgccttaaccttacttgttatgcaccttaataatctaattggtgtagtcaaagtcatagtatgtcatataaattttgcctttgacacttgtttgaaaaaatgtactgcattagcagtttctgcatttgataacatacctagagcccGTCTAAGGCAGTGCGTTATTTCATATTACTCATATCAAGAAAGTTACCTCATCCAGACACTTGTTGTCGAACTTTCATGTTCCTTCTCCTGGCATGAACATATTCAGTCTGTAAAACAAAAGGCCTGGAATCGAATACATATCATATGTCTCACAAATTCCTCCTTGATCGAAGATCTttagaattgttaaaaacatcCTTTATCAGAACCTTAGTCCAGTACGCGGATTACGGCTGGAGCAAAACCTCCCATGCGGAAGAAGTAGAACTTTTGAAAGTTCAACATGAGGCCGCTAGAATTTTTTCCGGTGCAACATGTCTTGTGTCCTTAAAGATTCTTGACATAGAAACTGCTCCAGAACCACTAAAGGAcagaagaaacaaaaacaatgtcacTCTGTTGTGCAAGATGCTAAATTCAATAAGTCCGCCCTACGTGTCATCCATAATACCCTCCCGTGTTGGAGATACAACAACTTTATCTTCGTAACTAGGAAATATTCGCAACATCCCATGCAGATGTCAGTTGTTGTCCGACTCTTTTCTTCCTTATTATATTTTCGTTGAATACCCTTCTTGACGAAACTCGTTTAATCCCCTCCCTTTTAGCTTTCAAACGCAATTTAAACCAAGCCAAGATAACTTTTCCTAAGTGTTATTACGATGGAGATCGAATGTGCACCACGCAAGGCTAAGCATGCATAACATCTCTCTTAAGAAGCACTTATTCTCTAAAAGTATTGTAGATAATCCATGTTGTCATGCAGGGAAATGGAAGACACATACCACTTTTTCCTTCTCAGCCGTCTTTACCGGGATTTAAGAGCAAGCTAACTTGACAAGGTACTTACCCCCTCGCCGATTACACTTACACTCCATCTCTCAGGCTCAAACGACgccattaacaaaataaattcgACTATATTCAAATGTGACTGAACGTTTATCAAACAGACCACCACAttttaaatcatcatcatcatcattttttaacagaTCTGACATCTACCACCTACTTCTTGACATgccattttttaacttttaaaatcacTCGTACTCTTCTTTGCACTTTGTAATTATAACTCAATATACGGCCATTCTCTGTTCATAACTTATATGCATACCTCATTTCAATTTGAAGTACGAATCCTAAAACATTACACTCTCTAATATTGTAACTACTAAACACTTCAATACAAGTGGTTTACGCcaaccatttataatttataaagcaGCTTGTTAGCACGACAGAAACAAGACATTGTATAAGATTTAAGGTTTTATCCCAattatatcaatacattttgacCAATAGTATGCATTCTCCATGTACTTTGCCTTGCGTTTTCACTTGTAATAGTTTTGTAATGCTTAATGTCTGTATTCTTTAGCTTGTATTGTTTATCTAAATGAATACTGTGTAAATTAATTACTTCAGTACATATGCTAAATAAGTCTTTTCGCGTCAGTTTGCAATATACAAGCTAGACAAAATTTGATCAACTTGATTACGGaagaaatcaaaagaaatcACGATATGTGGAGAATTCTAGAAACCAATAAGTTCGTAATGTGTCATGCGAGATGTGCctaattaatttgaaaatactgCTCTCCCAGTTATAGGAGGAATCACTGCTCACTTATAGGAATATTAGAAAAAGCCAATAGTTGTTTCAGTATGATGCTGGACCCTTAACCGATAAAGAATTCAAAAGGATATTACTGAATATAAATTGGACCAAGCCAGCATATCGCAAAAGACAGTAAGGTGTAATGGAATCAGTAGAAACAGGATATTGCAAAACTGATACATattctaaattttatttcagctgaGTTTCTTAGTTTTATGATTGGATGTTTTAAGGTAAGACTTCCGCAGGATAAAGTTTGTACACATTAAAGTATGTATTCAATGTAACGTAATTAATTATATGATGGTTCAACATGTTGTATTTGtgaattatgttttcaaaggaCTAAGTGGGTTTTTACCAAAGTTTGCTTTCTTGCAGACCATTACAGCTCgcaatataattaatttgagCGCATATTGTAAAGGATAGACTGTTAGGTGAATTGAGAGAGATTATATTAAATGGAAACTCCAAGGGTCAAAAACCCATAGCTGCACTGGTTTTAAGATTAGTTGATATGCATAGGTCGGATTGAAcaacataaattgaatttaaacatttcatgagTATACCTTTAGGCCAGTTTATGTTTGGCACAGGTTGACAATGTTTCAATGTGGTGgttattaaatttgctttgatTAAACGTCCTTCAGATTATGTAGATATTCATTTGTTATAGTATTTACTCGCAGTATATATCAGCCAGTGATAGACATAGGTTAATTAAACTGTTGTGTTCAGGTGATGATATTTTCCGCAAACTAGGACTGAAACACATTGATTTCTTGATTTCAATACATTTGATGCATTCTTTACGATATTTTACTCATATAGTGTCAGCAATTACGTCCAAGACATTTCAATCGGGTTTAATTACAAAACAAGTGAATGTTCACACGCATATTTTAACAGATTTATATTGCAGTGATTACTTCCAAAGAACCCAAGggcaacaaaataaaaatacagcCTTTTTGTGCGCTTAATTTCTCAGCATAAAATATattagattttcaaaaataacacCGAAATTTCGAATATTGTTTTGAAGTTCCTCCATCTTCTATTGCAAAAGAAGATAATTTCAATCTAAAAGGTTCAACAAATTTTATTCCACTTTTACGTTCAGCTAAAAACATAtgctataataaatatgtaaaaattaaTCGAATATGTCAATACAAGCGTTGAATGTTAAATGAATGTGGTCTGCCGTTCagcgaaaaatatatatgattatgaGTACGGAAAAGGCGACCAACATAGGCATagctttgtttgatttattattcTATTTACACGTGATTTAGAACCGTGTACCATTCCTAGGTGAACATTACAATCACCTACGAACTTCTAATTAGGAATATAACCCAGCAATTATTGATCCACAGTTTGATACTATAACCTTACAGCCATAGcctaaaaaaacagaaacataattgttatttttgttaccGTTTGCGTTGTATTGTGATTTTGAGTGTCATCGACTTTACGGCTTTGATCCAGGTGCAAAAATGATTTTGGTAGCCAAAGGTCCAATTTCAATAACGATCATAAGCCATAAGATTGTTACTTTTCAGTTGTCACCTTGTTATGGGGTAAACTgcggtttaataaaaaaataccgtAAGAACGTTTATTGAATAGTTTCTGCCCGTAACGTTTCGGGTCTCCCCGAACACTGTTATGCTGCGTATGGTTAATGACTAAGATCTGTTATTGAGACGGCCAACAGTCCAAATCTCTCGAAATATCTTACGCGTAACAAGcttaagtaatatatttcattctaCCAAATTCTTTCTTAATCATGATGTTACTAAAATAGTTTATCGTGATTATAGTCAAGATGATAGTGAGCTCAGCTTAATCATGTTACAAGGGACTAACGATGTTTGGAGAATTTTGGTTTGATCGAAGTATCTTCTATCAACCGtacataaatataatcaaatcaATAAACCGCTATTTGTTagactacatgtacatagtatACATAAGACATATAAAATTCACGGGAGTCAATGAAGcgacacttttttttattacatatgaCCTTGCAACTACAAGTTGCATTAGTAATACTAAATTTTGGCATCGGTTGAGTTCAAGAAGAGAAGTAAAAAGGGTGCCATTTCGCCAATTAAATATGTGTATCTTCACAAATTCATGGTAATTATCGTTCAATGTGATTTAAAAGATACGGAACTAGTCTATACAAATGCTTTCAGCCTCAGCATATGAGATTTGCCTGTCTACCTGATCACCATTTACTTAATTTGCCATTCAGAGAGTTCGAGGTAAAATGAAGCAGACCATCTCCGAAGCCAGAACAGCGTTAGCAAATGGTtcttaaattaatgtttattgcGCCTGTTTTATCGTGTCACTTTAATTAAGGGCTTTGTGATTGATGCGCATGTCATTGAGTTAAATAACCTTTTGATAATCAGGcgatattttcattaaatgatcCTGCTTATGTGACTTGCGTGACTTAAATaacaacatgaaataaacagCATACGCTGTCATGTGTCCAATTGCATACCAgaagtaaaatatgttaaagataTACAGATTTTCAGTTTCttatgtttctaaaacatatgTATGATCTTGCTGTTTGTTCTATTTTATGATCCCGCTCAAATTTCTGATACAAATGTAGGATGTTAGTCTTGTTTGGATAATTTTATATGAGGTTTTACAGTAAATgcaaatgtataaaattaatcatttcCGAACCTTGTTATAAGGCTATTTTGGTTTTTGGCAAATTGAATTGTAACAAAAAAGACTGGTATTGGTTGATTTATGTCATAGTCATATTGCTTACTTGATAAATAAGGACTGAATAGTCACGCAGCGATTAAATAGAAAACGGAAAATGTGGCTATAATAGCCCATGGGGACATACTTAGCTTTTTTATTGCGTAATGTGTCATCGCTACGATTGGTGGTTTCAGAATGATTACCTGGAGTTAAAAGAAGGCTCATCATAATTTTCGCGGCACCTAAATTCGTTTTTAGTTAATAAGTTTTTTATCGTATATAAGACGGATCCCTTTTCGGTTTTACATTAGTCAAGTATATTCATTCCTTCCTTTTTGCACTCACATGTCCTAGTTCACATCCCGTCCCTCTGACCTCATATAATTAATTGAGTTAACGTTTGCAGACGTTATCTATGAGCCAACAGCATTACACAATAAAACGAGATTCTAATTTGAATACGGAATTATGTCCAATCTGCAAGGCTTTGatcaataaaataagaaaaacagaaaaagaaatgtgctgaaatataaacattatatgttGATCAAACGGAAATCGTTAAAGCAATTCATttgattatatgtttttatcgAGAGTGGTAACTTTCTCACCTGTGTTTCCTAAATCTTCAAATATACTTGCAAGAGAATATaaactgcatttaaaatatattatcttaAAAATGGCATCAGAGATTTCTATCTTTGTGTGTCGTGTTGGCCAGAAGCTTTTGCCCCTTACGAGGGTTTATATTTGACTTTTGGTGCCTGCTCCTGTAGTTTTTGTTGTATAATTTAGTAAATTCACTAGGACTCATCAGTCCTTAAGTTGTCTTTACAGTATGACTAAGATCATTCCTTAATTGCACTctgtcaaatattttcttttcgtgAATTGTATGAATCCAAACTACAATAAGCACTGAATTTTTACTGAGGTCAATCATAAAGTGTGAAGATAAGTATTgaactaaatataacaaattgattttgaaaaaagaatcGCACACCTGTAATCATCTTGTTCTGGAACTAGTGTTACTTTAATGTACCAATGCGGGTTTACGCCTGTTTTAATAGTAAGTCTTATTACATGATGGCGTCAAATTagaaaatgataacatttaaaatgatgttagTCAATTCATGCACACGTTAACTTTTCTCCGTATTCCAGGTCGAAGATGGGTTACTTAGATTGCATTCGTTATTTTGTATTTCGAAgcaacatttcaaataatgcaaTGAGATTAGGCATACTCCACTCATTTTCAATGCTGGTTCAATGCAACACATTTCCTGCTTGCCCTATGTTAGTTAGTTCACGATTGACAATGTCAcgctttttttctttcatgtttttttgtgtttaaacacatttcttgTCATTTCTTTtagacttttaatatttatgaaacatttttatcgTATTGACGAGGATAATAAACACATTAATGTGGCAAATTATTGAGGAGAATGCTGCAAGCGAacactttttaagaaaaactatGCCGCTTTGCATCATGTAAGCCTACGTATGCAACCGGTTACAGatgtaaattggaaaaaaagtaTCTCTTGGATTTTTAGAACATGATTCACTTGCAAAACCATAAGACTTAGTGTTGATACATTTTTTGCGATATGTAAATTACTGCATATGCGTCACATATATGTTGGTGACGTTACAACTCGAGAAAGATCGagtagttttattttcataattcccGAAAAGGAAAAACAGTACACGAAGATTAACTGTATGCGGAATCCGTATGCTACGTCCTGATAATATGACTTCAAACCGGAATCTTCTGTTGACTAAGCGCGGTGTAATATCACTATGTAAACCTTAAAATATGGCGATTAGTTTCTGTCGAGGTTAAGGTACAGATAAAGGTCTCTAAAAGATTAGGTTTTATTGACTCTGAATCAGAGAAAAGTAGAAAATCAGAAAATCAAACATGATGGATGATGAGGTCTGATTTGTGCACTTTATTCAGGGATGTTCTTACAGCTGATGATAGCTAGGGGTTCGACCAAAGCAGATTGAAGGGCTTTGACCCCTTTGGTATTGTTTCcaaagttatttatattcattcgAGGTACTTTctactgtttttgatgcaaatatCGGAGAGAACAAGATTGTTTTCAACTGTTAAATAGAAAAGTTAAAAGTTCTTATTTCAGGTTTAATCCTGACCCTTAGATCCCCTAAGAAAAGCATAATAGACAAACGTGTATGCATGCGATCGTCTTGCATATATGATTAAGTTTGTCCTCAGAGCCACCAAAAAGATTAAAGCTACATTATtcataattatgcttaaaaaaCTAAATACGATTTAATTTTCTATTACTTGCATCGCTTCtacttttttactttgaaattgtCTAGGTTTTTGTTACTAGGTGACTATTAAAATGATCATTCTACATTGATATCTTCCAGGTGTACTGTGTATCTAATCCGTTCGCCAGAACTCAAGAAAAAAAGGTGTTTACGATGGAAAGCAATACTGCGTTGAATTATTCGCTGTTAGGGAACAACACAGGGGAAATACATACAGGTACTTATGCTAATTTAACCCAAGTaatgaacaattattataatagtaagtcaaaatggaaagaaaagcattttaaaacaaagcatACTTAAAACACTTAggaataatatataaatcagttttctattcaaaaaataaaagcaaataatcGAGACAGATACGTATTGAGGTTCTGCAAAGTCGATAATTAGATCAGTTTTATAGCGAATCCTGTTCTTAAAAAGATAACCATTCtactttgtttacaaatactaaCACCATTATAGACGACATGTCagaatatataaatttgaatctTTTTCACTAATCTTTCCCGTGGTTCATGTGAGGAGTTCAGCTcattgaacatttatgtattttatgttaatctaattaacaatatttaaagaatgtcaaaccaatattaattcatttcgttgtttttaagaaacaaattcaTCTTATAAACTTCCACaagaaaacatacaaaaaatccGCCTAGCATGTCGCTTGTATATATCAATCGTTTTACTCCGAAAAGTATTCAGGGAAGTCTGTTGTGCATGTATTAATCGTGGCGTGGACTTCGAAATCAAAGATAAAAGAAGCAAGTCTAGTTGcataacaaacacacaaacacacacatatacaactATTGTTCTTATTTGTTAGTTAAAGCGTGTTCTTATGTTGTTAATGCATGAACGATGCACTTTGGTATGTTGGTATTAGATTCAGACTATACGTACCTTTCGTTAAAAGACGCTAAATAACGGTAAATACTTACGACAGTTTGAATGATAACGGTTAATTAACGTTTATCGTTCTTAAAAAGACCTTAGCACTTAAAGCAAgtcatttttcactttttctatCAGAAACCACCTTTCTTTAGACAATTGCGATAGAAGATGGCATATGTAAAATTACGGTATTTACATTTGCTCTTTTCTTTTTACAGACTTCGAGAACGCTGCAGAGACGTTAAAATGGGGATTTTGGCTGAAGACCGTCTTAACCCCAATAATAGTGTTTGCAGGAATCATAGGCAACATCCTTTCTTTTGTCGTCATGAAATCAAAAGCCCTGCGTCATAAATCTTACCCGCAGTATCTGAGTGCCCTCGCCGTCTTTGATACTCTAACGCTGATTATCCGACAAATACGATCCATTGATGAATACTTCCGAGAGACCTCCACTTCAGGAGTGATATTTCACAACTTCGACGATGTCGGCTGCAAGATATTCAATTTCACGGAACACATTTGTTATCTTATGTCATCATGGCTTATAGTGTTAATGGCTTTGGAAAGACTCATTGCGGTCTGTATGCCATTCAAAAAGTTCCTAATAAGGCGAAGATCAGGAGCAACAATGGCTATTGTCGTGCTGTTTGTTTCCATGAGTCTTAGTCAGGCATTTCGCCTTGTTATGGTTGAACAACTTGAATCCAGAAACTGTGGAGCAAGTGACAGTTTCCTCGAGCTGTACTCCAATCTTCATATTTACTTCTACCATATGACTCTTACGTTTATTATACCGGTGACGTTCGTTCTGGTTTGTAACGGACTCGTTCTCTGccaaatattcaaaatacgACACGAAATCAACTCGCGGCACCACCGTGCCATGCGTAAAACACACCGAACAACATCTATGCTTCTGACAGTTTCGTTTACTTACCTCGGGACGTTGTTACCGCTACTGACATTGTCGCTGACTCTTGACATGATTGTGAAAACGAGGGGGCCGGACGCATATTCAGTTTATGTGGCGATGACACCATACCTTGACATTGCTATTGTGGTGTCTCTTATAAACTACGCTGCAAATTTCTTAATTTACATTTTGTCAGGAAAGAACTTCAGGTATGAGCTTAAAAAATGCTTCTGCAGAAAAAGAACTTATATGCGAAGCGTAACAGTTAGAAACAGCAAGGAAACAAAGGAACAAAATATTCGTCTGTAAAAAGAGTTAACATTTGTGGTAGTAGATAGTAAAATGTATACTGTTTACGTTAAATCAAGTGCAATTAAACGAAATTGGTACCAAATATAGCTTCTaccaaatatatttgttgaacgTGCTTAATAGTGTGTTTATTGAACTGTGTCGTTTTAAAGTGGCATTGATCTGTACATATGTGAATGTAATTCAATAGAAAGGGTAAAATTCGTCATCAAATCGTCTAAAGATCGagattaaaatattcaaaagaaattaaaaatctATAAAGACTTCGCCGTGCGCGAATTATGTGTGTACCCTGATGGTGTCGTCATATACAGTAGTACATTCATTTTTGTGGCAGGAGTAACTTCTTGGGCTCTGGAAGCAGGTCTGAATGATATACTTgtgtttttaaaactataacatAATCTTTGTTTGATGAAGTTATAAGTGTAAATAAATAGTTCTTTCAGTTATCTTGTGTTAAATTGTTGCTGCAATTTTGCAAGTAGCAAGAGTAACCACAGACTAACATAAACCTCCTACGAAGGAAGTAAAGTATATCCTTCCCATTTTGACAAGggatattaatatataactgCAAGGGTTGCCAaggttttaattgtattatcatACAATCCaatactttaaaaaacacagaaacaagctcagtagcaaacagtttaaccATAAACACGGTTTAATGGCgttgggtaaacgccaaagacatagaacacaaaaacaaaaacaaaacacaaacaagaaacacggaagaacagcacaaaacttcacagacagcacagtgcatacatacaatgtatataaaaactaggtatgttaatCAAGGATAAttaggtaccgcattggaatggtcagtaaaatgtatatatcattcaTTTGTATCTAGTAAGTGAACTGCACTTTCGGTGATGTTGTccgtataaatatttaatgaactctataaaaatgaacaaatggaaacaaaaataaataaatatcgcaGCCAAAGTGATGGATCCTGTGCACTCCACTATATTATATATGGACATGATGTTTAAAGTTAATACGACAAAAaaggtattaaaataattatttgtattccAGATAATAATTAGTACGAAAATTTACAAATATCGCAGCCGATGTCATATTGTATATTACATTTGAATTCAATACCTCAAAGGGTTTTGGGGGTTATGTTCTGGACAAGACAAAAACGCTTTGGACGCACGCGAGCACACAgatgcacgcacgcacacacgcattAACACTCACAGAGACAAAGAATCGTCTACCATTTCTATATTCATtcgtttttaaatgataatattgttctatatatagtattaaaacgtaatgtttcaaaacaaactgCGCAATTCGGAGTTCTTAAGGAGAAATTATTCAGAAGCATAATATGCACCCTAAGGTTGAACGGcaatttctataaatttgaaattgtacGTTGGCAGTTATGATAAACTGATTATtggtattaaaatgatttaagctAATTTAATATCATACACTTGTTACTTGGAGATATGCATTTGTTGATATTCTGTAAGATAAAGCCACAAACTCAAATTCCAAAATGAAATAGTATATCCTCTATGAAGGCAAAATAGACTcgaatgttgaaaatgtttaaaccatttaatgtttaaaatcttAGTCAGTGAGATTGTCACGGTAAATTAATGTATAAGGATTTATACACTTGCTGGTTTATTAAtcgatatatttataattttacattagtatttataacattattatgattGTCGTACACGCCCTTATTTGGAACAGTTTTATTTCTTGAACACATTGTTTAGGGATTGACAAATGACTAAATTGTATGAGCAAGATAGCACTTcacataaatttaatttgacatGGCCTGATGGGCAGATGAATAGCACAGACAAATTAAATCATATCCGTTTTAAACTGATGCAAATAGTGGGTCTAGGGCACCCCGGAaagtattattaattaaaagctTTAGTGTCGATGCTGCAATTTACGAACATAAATTACAAATTATGGAATGCACTTGGGATTATATAGTGCAGTTGAagcaattttaatatttgttcattttcagatcaattaccAAATCAGTTTTGCAAACACGAATTTGTAGTTATTGCTGGGTTACACGCGTATTGACTTGCAGTACGAATTTCTCTGGAGATACAATGATATGTTACcgaaatacattaaaacaacagggacaaatGTTATAATGAGCCTGTTTTGAGGCACAAGATTCAAGGCCTAACACACGCTACAGGAGAGAACAAACAATATCTCATAACGACACAAGTGTTTTGTtgactttattatttttaggcGTTAATTCGTTATCAGTCAACATTCAaaattaacagttttatatttaatgcgCATCATTAAAACTACTCGGACTATCTGACTTTCTTTGACAGAATGACAGACATTGCTGATAGAGAATACGCATTGCTAACAGATAATTCGAAGGCCAAAACCCGACCAGCCAGATGTCGCTAAACACAGTATCAAGTAGATATGATCGTATGGAGCAGAAAGCGGATAGTGCTCTTAAATCTCGCGTGCAGATTCAACACCATTGAATTCTAAGGAAGTTTTAATTGATTCAATAAAGACAAAGAAGATCTGCATTTTGATTATCTCGGGAGTGATAAATGATTGTGAGGAGAATTATTCCGTTATTTGTAATTggtcttaaaaaataattgaaccGATCTCATTTGTTAATCCTGTAATCAATTAAGAAATCATGTTTTCTAGGAAGCAGAATAATGCAGTTATTGCTGTACTAAAATTTCTTGCGTAACGCATACCTCTGGAGGCACTTCCAGTTCGATATCAGCGACTTAATCTTAGAAATGCAAAGACACtttgaagaaatgaaaatattttacagaacTTTATAATTGTATGTCATAGTAGATTTATGTCGAGCAAAGGTCCAATTAATTTCCTTCATCTTTTCTTGAaagtatatttatgtttgtattatctTTAATACGGACAATTTGACTTAACCAGACATGTTCACATGGTTTTCGACTATTCTATAGAGAAAACGCTGACACAAGAGATATAACAACACATTATCGAGCGGTCTTTGTGTAGATGCACCGGTTTAACTTGCTCGTATCCAAAAAAAGAACATCTTACTTAATAGTCAGTATAGACGTTAATCCTgactgttttcatatttataaagatcaagggaaacttgaaaaaatgcatgaaagCCGTCTACGAAAGAACAAGTTGGAATCGAATGTCATTTTATCTTCACAGatgacaatatttgaaatgtgtCCACCCCTTTAATCGTCTGAGAGGAGAAACATGCCTTTCGTGTTTTAAGGGATGGTATGCAAGACATGTAAACATGAttgcaaattaaatatatatctttaagtCAGTTAAAGATATCTAGTTGAATGCTTTGCCTAGAAATTTTACCTAAACATGTGTTTATAATTGGCCTATTTGCAAACATTCTTTTATTTCGAACAAGTTTGCATTACATGTTTAAGTGTTTAGTTCACTATTTGACTCACAGTCTTacgataattaaaaaaaatgaagatcaAATAGGGACGATAATAATTCTATTAGCTAACGGCTATAACATAGAACAGAAAACCATGTGATGAGAAAAGAATCATGACGTATATTAGTGTACATACACAAAAGCCATTTGAGCTAAGCAGTGTCCTTTTAATAAATACTGCGTTGATGGTTTCTAGCCATACAAGTTTTAATTGGCGATTTGCGCTTCACAATCTTTGGTTGTTCTATAGAGCTGCTTGTTACgaaatttatacatgttatgATGTTCTGTTAGTCTATTTCACCTGGCATTCACGTGTTGTTTTGTACTTTCATAGTAAAGGCCCGATAACATTTGTCTCGGCTGTTGAAGGTTGCGAAATATTAGTAAATTTgtgtttctttaattatttaaatccattgaaatatttatttatattataaagttTCAAAAAGCCTATTTATTGGTTTGGTGTTTGCATATAAACTCAGgacatgtaaatgatatatcaGTGGTAGAAAAACCAATTAACTTTTGTTGACGTTTTAAAGTCGgactttataataaaaaaagaaaattaaaaaaatggccaagaattctatttttttaaatgcatgattCTTATTCGCGCGGTACAACAGAGTCA comes from the Mya arenaria isolate MELC-2E11 chromosome 13, ASM2691426v1 genome and includes:
- the LOC128215199 gene encoding cysteinyl leukotriene receptor 2-like, with amino-acid sequence MESNTALNYSLLGNNTGEIHTDFENAAETLKWGFWLKTVLTPIIVFAGIIGNILSFVVMKSKALRHKSYPQYLSALAVFDTLTLIIRQIRSIDEYFRETSTSGVIFHNFDDVGCKIFNFTEHICYLMSSWLIVLMALERLIAVCMPFKKFLIRRRSGATMAIVVLFVSMSLSQAFRLVMVEQLESRNCGASDSFLELYSNLHIYFYHMTLTFIIPVTFVLVCNGLVLCQIFKIRHEINSRHHRAMRKTHRTTSMLLTVSFTYLGTLLPLLTLSLTLDMIVKTRGPDAYSVYVAMTPYLDIAIVVSLINYAANFLIYILSGKNFRYELKKCFCRKRTYMRSVTVRNSKETKEQNIRL